One region of Yersinia bercovieri ATCC 43970 genomic DNA includes:
- a CDS encoding LysE family translocator has protein sequence MLDSAFISYVTVMSITPGPNNLLLAASGVNFGLRRTLPMMLGITFGCALQCALMTTLLALILSWVGVIRLPLVTLGCGYLLWLSWKIYHAGSPNAKDGEQPMGFAQGALFQAINPKAWLMAMNVAILFTPREGATLIHTLLIVGGFALLNLPCVAVWAVMGDQLRHALRVNWKLRLFNGVMGGLMATTALWLLLDEWLSVLR, from the coding sequence ATGTTGGATAGCGCTTTTATCAGTTACGTCACCGTCATGTCGATCACCCCCGGCCCGAACAATCTGTTATTAGCCGCATCAGGCGTTAACTTTGGTTTGCGCCGCACCTTACCGATGATGTTGGGCATTACCTTTGGTTGTGCATTGCAATGCGCATTAATGACCACACTGCTGGCCTTGATCCTTAGTTGGGTGGGCGTGATTCGCCTGCCGCTAGTGACATTAGGGTGCGGCTACTTATTGTGGTTATCGTGGAAGATTTATCATGCCGGTAGCCCTAATGCCAAAGATGGCGAGCAGCCGATGGGCTTTGCTCAGGGGGCACTGTTTCAGGCCATCAATCCGAAAGCATGGTTGATGGCAATGAATGTCGCCATCTTATTCACCCCACGCGAAGGTGCAACACTGATCCACACGTTGCTGATTGTTGGCGGCTTTGCACTATTGAACCTACCTTGTGTCGCCGTCTGGGCCGTGATGGGTGATCAATTGCGCCATGCGCTGCGGGTGAATTGGAAATTGCGGCTATTCAATGGCGTGATGGGTGGTTTGATGGCAACCACCGCACTGTGGCTGTTGCTGGATGAGTGGCTTAGCGTATTGCGCTAA
- a CDS encoding methyl-accepting chemotaxis protein, with translation MAALSKVFGNFENVKVGKKLGLSFFLMLLLVGIIAGTTAYHFSVIEEHAYKVDLSYKINDEANQAKYNRALYERTYDLKYIQENSQHINNIKNLLTQSEGLSWSEDNRKTIGSIADVVDEYLQQQSNFVNAVAHKDDVRKSWNISETQKNLNELQQSLLNEGADTNTQILLAEMNQKLMTVRYNARGLLLDRNQEAESSLITSINIANSAANAFMPVLSPDQQKLLAPVITSLGSYKENVLAYLPAYQQELEVGKVMETNANELNKLATHLFTQELQGTHDEINNAQLQLAIAAIAALLFGLLISWRMTRQITVPLRTTLAMAERIATGDLTAATTSNRTDELGLLMNAVARMNENLRAMIDEIRIGVSQVSHASGEIAAGNTDLSSRTEEQAAAVEETAASMEQLNATVKQNADNAHHANQLATEASQTAQQGGKLVSDVVRTMNDISGSSKRISEITSVINSIAFQTNILALNAAVEAARAGEQGRGFAVVASEVRNLAQRSAQAAKEIEGLIGESVSQVNAGTSLVQNAGQTMEEIVRSVTHVRDIMAEIASASDEQSRGITQVSQAISEMDSTTQQNAALVEESAAAADSLAEQAILLAQAVAVFRLSDAETHTAQGNIPAPATKNSASTPRPGPNISRANQQDNWETF, from the coding sequence ATGGCAGCATTGAGCAAAGTTTTTGGTAACTTTGAAAACGTGAAAGTCGGTAAAAAGCTGGGATTAAGCTTTTTCCTGATGTTGTTGTTGGTTGGGATCATCGCAGGAACCACCGCCTATCATTTCTCCGTCATTGAAGAGCACGCTTACAAAGTCGACCTAAGCTACAAAATTAACGATGAAGCCAATCAGGCAAAATATAATCGTGCGTTATATGAGCGCACTTATGATCTGAAATACATCCAAGAAAACTCGCAGCACATCAACAATATAAAAAATCTGCTGACCCAGAGCGAAGGGCTTAGCTGGTCGGAAGATAACCGCAAAACGATAGGCAGCATTGCCGATGTGGTAGACGAATACCTGCAACAGCAGAGTAATTTCGTCAATGCAGTGGCGCATAAAGATGATGTGCGCAAAAGCTGGAATATCTCCGAAACACAGAAGAATCTCAACGAGTTACAGCAAAGTTTGCTCAATGAGGGTGCAGACACCAATACGCAAATTCTGCTCGCTGAGATGAACCAGAAGCTGATGACCGTGCGCTATAACGCGCGGGGCTTGTTACTGGATCGCAATCAGGAGGCCGAGTCGTCGCTCATTACCTCAATCAATATCGCCAACAGTGCAGCCAATGCATTTATGCCTGTGTTATCGCCGGATCAACAAAAATTATTAGCCCCGGTTATCACCAGTCTGGGCAGCTATAAAGAGAACGTGTTGGCCTATCTACCGGCTTATCAGCAAGAGCTGGAAGTGGGTAAGGTGATGGAAACCAATGCCAATGAGTTGAATAAGCTGGCAACTCATCTGTTCACCCAAGAGCTGCAAGGCACTCACGACGAGATCAATAATGCGCAATTGCAGTTAGCCATTGCCGCCATTGCCGCCCTGCTGTTTGGTTTGCTAATTTCATGGCGCATGACCCGTCAAATTACGGTGCCATTACGCACCACACTGGCGATGGCAGAGCGCATCGCCACCGGTGATCTAACGGCGGCGACCACCTCCAATCGTACTGATGAGTTGGGTCTGCTGATGAATGCCGTAGCGCGGATGAATGAAAACCTGCGCGCCATGATTGATGAGATCCGCATTGGCGTCAGTCAGGTGTCCCATGCCTCCGGCGAAATTGCGGCGGGTAATACCGACCTATCCTCCCGCACTGAGGAGCAAGCCGCTGCCGTAGAAGAGACCGCCGCCAGTATGGAGCAGTTGAATGCTACGGTTAAGCAGAATGCCGATAATGCCCATCACGCCAATCAGTTAGCAACCGAAGCATCACAAACTGCGCAACAGGGTGGCAAGCTGGTTAGTGATGTGGTGCGCACCATGAATGATATCTCCGGCAGCTCTAAACGGATTTCTGAAATCACCTCAGTGATTAACAGCATTGCGTTCCAGACCAATATTTTGGCGCTGAATGCCGCCGTTGAAGCCGCCCGCGCCGGTGAGCAAGGCCGTGGCTTTGCGGTGGTCGCCAGTGAAGTGCGCAATCTGGCACAGCGCAGTGCGCAAGCCGCGAAAGAGATTGAGGGGCTGATTGGCGAATCTGTCTCCCAAGTGAACGCCGGAACCTCGCTGGTGCAAAACGCCGGTCAGACGATGGAAGAGATCGTCCGCTCAGTGACCCATGTGCGCGATATCATGGCAGAAATTGCCTCGGCATCTGATGAGCAAAGCCGTGGCATCACGCAAGTCAGCCAGGCGATCTCCGAGATGGATAGCACCACGCAGCAAAATGCCGCCCTGGTGGAGGAGTCTGCCGCCGCCGCTGATTCACTGGCGGAACAAGCTATCTTACTGGCGCAAGCGGTCGCGGTGTTCCGACTCTCCGACGCGGAGACCCATACCGCTCAAGGGAATATCCCCGCACCAGCCACGAAAAATAGTGCATCAACACCACGCCCTGGCCCAAATATCAGTCGCGCCAATCAGCAAGATAATTGGGAAACGTTCTGA
- a CDS encoding type II toxin-antitoxin system RelB/DinJ family antitoxin: protein MATHTTMLHVRIDDDVKKQAAAALNAMGLSVSDAVRLFLNRIVTDQAFPFELKVPNSQTRAAMLEAEEIVRTRDARFTTSDELFIELEKDNSK from the coding sequence ATGGCTACACATACCACAATGTTGCATGTCCGTATTGATGATGACGTCAAAAAACAGGCTGCGGCTGCGCTCAATGCAATGGGTCTTTCAGTTTCTGATGCTGTACGTTTATTTTTGAATCGCATCGTCACTGATCAGGCATTTCCATTCGAATTGAAAGTACCAAATTCCCAAACACGTGCGGCCATGCTGGAAGCAGAAGAGATTGTTCGCACTCGCGACGCACGCTTTACCACTTCTGATGAGTTATTTATTGAACTTGAAAAAGACAACAGTAAGTAA
- a CDS encoding PLP-dependent aminotransferase family protein: MSLVMNEIRYLQVADNMAQAIKNGSLLAGSRLPSIRGYAQSHQVSINTVVAAYRTLEDRGLIEARPQSGFYVCSPSTAVVPTATVGKPVDEVLDLIDTVFAAQQNPRFTNISLACPQTADFYPSAKLGRIMASLLRREPQLISQYALPPGSQRLRQQIARRAMTLGMLANPADITITHGCMEALQLALRITTKPGDCVGLESPTYFYLMPLLASLGLKAVEIPTDPQQGLSLDVLELLLKEGRLNALIAMPTVQNPLGYTMPLAAKKRLAQLMNDHQVPLIEDGLYAEIQFGSTLSPAVKAFDSDGWVLFCSSFTKTLAPDFRIGWIDGGRFAEALHKLKAVSSMAESALLSETLALFLESGGYDHHLRSLRRRYAHQVQQAQQLITRYFPQGTKVTQPAGGFVFWVEFPESVDTVALFHQMLKEQICLTPGTLYSPSGRYRNAFRLSCCYPFNNRYTEALARLGAVACEISGLPAGMQWLAAERPAS, encoded by the coding sequence ATGTCCCTTGTTATGAATGAAATTCGCTACTTGCAGGTGGCAGACAATATGGCGCAAGCCATTAAAAACGGCAGTTTGCTGGCGGGTAGCCGTCTGCCATCGATACGCGGTTACGCCCAGAGCCATCAGGTGAGCATCAATACAGTGGTGGCGGCGTATCGCACACTGGAAGATCGCGGTCTGATTGAGGCGCGTCCGCAGTCGGGATTCTATGTCTGTAGCCCCTCGACCGCCGTGGTGCCGACGGCCACGGTGGGTAAGCCGGTAGACGAAGTGCTGGATTTGATTGATACCGTTTTTGCCGCGCAACAAAACCCGCGCTTTACCAATATTTCGCTAGCCTGCCCGCAGACGGCAGATTTTTATCCGAGCGCGAAATTGGGGCGCATTATGGCCTCGTTACTGCGCCGTGAGCCGCAATTAATCAGCCAATACGCTCTGCCCCCCGGCAGCCAACGCCTGCGCCAGCAGATTGCTCGCCGCGCCATGACTCTGGGGATGCTGGCCAATCCGGCAGATATCACCATTACCCATGGTTGTATGGAGGCACTGCAACTGGCGCTGCGGATCACCACCAAACCGGGGGATTGCGTCGGGCTGGAGTCGCCGACCTATTTCTACCTGATGCCACTGCTGGCAAGTCTCGGCTTGAAAGCGGTGGAGATTCCAACTGATCCGCAGCAGGGCTTATCGTTGGATGTGCTGGAGTTGCTGCTTAAGGAGGGGCGGTTGAATGCACTGATCGCCATGCCCACGGTGCAAAATCCATTGGGCTATACCATGCCATTGGCGGCCAAAAAGCGGCTGGCGCAGCTGATGAACGATCATCAAGTGCCCTTGATTGAAGATGGGTTATATGCCGAAATTCAATTTGGCTCCACCTTGTCCCCGGCGGTAAAAGCTTTTGATAGCGATGGTTGGGTGCTGTTTTGCTCCAGTTTTACCAAAACACTGGCGCCAGATTTCCGCATCGGCTGGATTGACGGCGGCCGCTTCGCCGAAGCCCTGCACAAGCTAAAGGCGGTCTCCTCAATGGCGGAATCGGCACTGTTGTCGGAAACGCTGGCGCTGTTCCTTGAGTCTGGCGGCTATGATCACCACCTGCGCAGCTTGCGCCGCCGTTATGCTCACCAGGTACAGCAAGCCCAGCAGTTGATTACGCGCTACTTCCCACAAGGCACCAAAGTGACTCAACCGGCGGGGGGATTTGTATTCTGGGTTGAATTCCCTGAGAGCGTCGATACAGTCGCGCTGTTTCATCAAATGCTGAAAGAACAGATCTGCCTGACACCGGGGACACTCTATTCACCCAGTGGTCGCTATCGTAACGCCTTTCGCCTCTCATGCTGTTATCCGTTCAACAATCGCTATACCGAGGCATTGGCGAGGCTGGGGGCGGTGGCGTGTGAAATCAGTGGCCTGCCAGCGGGAATGCAGTGGCTTGCTGCTGAAAGGCCAGCATCCTGA
- a CDS encoding YibL family ribosome-associated protein, translating into MKEHAEIKRLSDMLDAMNHKDPAVIQQGNVDLIAQHMKEKEKMAAEIQRLKEVRVKNLSAEAQKLAQLPFSRAITKKEQADMGTLKKAVRGIIVVHPMTALGREMGLKEVTGYAKKAF; encoded by the coding sequence ATGAAAGAACATGCAGAGATCAAACGTCTAAGCGATATGCTGGATGCGATGAACCACAAAGACCCAGCTGTTATCCAGCAGGGTAATGTGGATTTAATCGCGCAGCATATGAAAGAGAAAGAGAAAATGGCCGCTGAGATCCAGCGCCTGAAAGAAGTGCGGGTCAAAAATCTGAGCGCCGAAGCCCAGAAATTGGCTCAACTGCCGTTCAGCCGTGCGATTACCAAGAAAGAGCAGGCAGATATGGGCACTTTGAAGAAAGCGGTACGCGGCATCATTGTGGTACACCCAATGACAGCATTAGGCCGCGAAATGGGCCTAAAAGAAGTGACCGGTTACGCTAAAAAAGCGTTCTGA
- the fdnG gene encoding formate dehydrogenase-N subunit alpha, giving the protein MQVSRRQFFKICAGGMAGTTVAALGFAPSVALAETRNYKLLRARETRNTCTYCSVGCGLLMYSLGDGAKNAKESIFHIEGDPDHPVNRGALCPKGAGLVDFIHSESRLKYPEYRAPGSDKWQRITWDDAFDRIAKLMKEDRDANFIKTNDAGVTVNRWLSTGMLCASASSNETGYLTQKFSRALGMLAVDNQARVUHGPTVASLAPTFGRGAMTNHWVDIKNANLIIVMGGNAAEAHPVGFRWAMEAKIHNNAKLLVIDPRFTRTASVADFYTPIRSGTDIAFLSGVLLYLMTHEKINREYVEAYTNASLLVREDFAFDDGLFSGYDAETRKYDKTSWNYQLDENGFAKRDTTLQDPRCVWNLLKQHVSRYTPDVVANICGTPKEDFLQVCEYLAETSVSDKTATFLYALGWTQHSVGAQNIRTMAMIQLLLGNMGMAGGGINALRGHSNIQGLTDLGLLSQSLPGYLNLPSEKQPDIETYLKANTPKTLLPGQVNYWSNYPKFFVSLMKSFYGDKAQKENGWGYDWLPKWDKGYDVLQYFEMMSQGKVNGYICQGFNPLASFPNKNKVVASLSKLKFLVTIDPLNTETANFWQNHGEFNDVDPSKIQTEVFRLPSSCFAEENGSIVNSSRWLQWHWKGADAPGQALNDGAILAGIFMRLRERYSREGGAVPEQVLNMTWDYLTPDNPEPEEVAQESNGRALADITDADGKVLVKKGEQLSTFAHLRDDGTTASGCWIFAGSWTPAGNQMARRDNADPSGLGNTLGWAWAWPLNRRILYNRASADPQGKPWDPKRQLLEWDGAKWTGIDIPDYSAAAPGSDVGPFIMQPEGMGRLFAIDKMAEGPFPEHYEPFETPLGTNPLHPNVISNPAARVFKDDLAAMGSHEQFPYVGTTYRLTEHFHYWTKHALLNAIAQPEQFVEIGEKLAAKKGIKQGDTVKVSSNRGYIKAKAVVTKRIRTLNVHGQEVDTIGIPIHWGFEGVAKKGFLANTLTPFVGDANTQTPEFKAFLVNVEKV; this is encoded by the coding sequence ATGCAGGTCAGCAGAAGGCAGTTCTTTAAGATCTGCGCTGGCGGTATGGCGGGAACCACGGTCGCGGCACTCGGCTTTGCGCCGTCAGTGGCGCTGGCGGAAACACGCAATTATAAATTGCTGCGTGCCCGTGAAACGCGGAATACCTGCACATATTGCTCTGTCGGTTGTGGGCTGTTGATGTATAGCCTCGGCGACGGCGCGAAAAATGCTAAAGAGAGTATTTTCCATATCGAAGGGGACCCGGATCATCCGGTCAACCGTGGTGCACTTTGCCCGAAAGGGGCCGGGCTGGTGGATTTCATCCACAGCGAAAGCCGCCTGAAATACCCGGAATACCGCGCGCCAGGTTCGGATAAATGGCAGCGAATCACTTGGGATGATGCCTTTGATCGCATTGCCAAGTTGATGAAAGAGGATCGGGATGCGAATTTCATTAAGACCAACGACGCGGGTGTGACCGTCAACCGTTGGCTGAGCACCGGGATGCTGTGTGCTTCCGCCTCCAGTAACGAAACCGGTTATTTGACCCAGAAATTTAGTCGCGCTCTCGGCATGCTTGCCGTAGACAACCAAGCACGTGTCTGACACGGACCAACGGTAGCAAGTCTTGCTCCAACATTTGGTCGCGGTGCGATGACCAACCACTGGGTTGACATTAAGAACGCGAATTTGATTATCGTCATGGGCGGTAATGCGGCAGAAGCGCATCCGGTGGGATTCCGCTGGGCGATGGAAGCCAAAATCCACAACAATGCCAAGCTGCTGGTGATAGACCCGCGCTTTACTCGTACTGCTTCGGTGGCTGATTTCTATACGCCAATCCGTTCCGGTACTGATATTGCGTTCCTGTCCGGCGTATTGTTGTACCTGATGACCCACGAAAAAATTAATCGCGAATACGTCGAAGCGTACACCAACGCCAGCTTGCTGGTGCGGGAAGACTTTGCCTTCGACGACGGTTTGTTCAGTGGTTATGACGCCGAAACCCGCAAATATGACAAAACCAGCTGGAACTATCAGTTGGATGAGAACGGCTTTGCCAAACGGGACACTACCCTGCAAGACCCGCGCTGCGTGTGGAACCTGCTGAAACAGCATGTCAGCCGCTATACGCCGGATGTGGTAGCCAATATTTGCGGCACGCCGAAAGAAGATTTCTTGCAGGTTTGCGAATATCTCGCGGAAACCAGTGTATCCGACAAAACCGCCACCTTCCTGTATGCCCTGGGCTGGACACAGCACTCAGTCGGCGCGCAGAACATCCGCACCATGGCGATGATTCAGCTGCTGTTGGGCAATATGGGGATGGCGGGCGGCGGCATTAACGCCTTGCGTGGTCACTCCAACATTCAGGGGTTAACCGACCTTGGTTTGCTGTCACAAAGCTTGCCGGGTTACCTGAATCTGCCGTCAGAAAAGCAGCCAGATATTGAGACCTATCTGAAGGCCAACACGCCGAAAACCCTGCTGCCGGGCCAGGTTAACTACTGGAGCAATTATCCGAAATTCTTCGTCAGTTTGATGAAAAGTTTCTACGGCGATAAAGCCCAGAAAGAGAACGGCTGGGGTTATGACTGGTTGCCGAAGTGGGATAAAGGCTACGACGTCTTGCAGTATTTCGAAATGATGTCGCAGGGCAAAGTGAATGGCTATATCTGCCAGGGCTTTAACCCGCTGGCGTCATTCCCGAACAAAAACAAAGTGGTCGCCTCACTGTCGAAACTGAAATTCCTGGTCACTATTGATCCGCTCAATACGGAAACCGCGAACTTCTGGCAAAACCACGGTGAATTTAACGATGTTGATCCATCGAAAATTCAAACAGAAGTGTTCCGTCTGCCATCTAGCTGCTTCGCTGAAGAGAACGGCTCGATTGTGAACTCTAGCCGCTGGTTGCAATGGCACTGGAAAGGCGCGGATGCGCCGGGACAGGCGCTGAATGATGGCGCAATTCTGGCGGGTATCTTTATGCGTCTACGTGAGAGATATAGCCGGGAAGGTGGCGCGGTGCCAGAACAGGTGCTCAATATGACCTGGGATTACCTGACCCCCGACAATCCGGAGCCAGAAGAGGTGGCGCAGGAGAGTAATGGTCGTGCACTGGCGGATATCACCGATGCTGACGGCAAAGTGCTGGTCAAAAAAGGTGAGCAACTCAGCACCTTCGCGCACCTGCGTGATGACGGCACCACCGCCAGCGGTTGCTGGATCTTTGCCGGTAGCTGGACACCAGCCGGTAACCAGATGGCCCGCCGCGATAACGCCGACCCATCAGGCCTTGGCAATACGCTGGGCTGGGCGTGGGCATGGCCACTTAACCGCCGCATTCTGTACAACCGTGCTTCCGCTGACCCGCAAGGCAAACCTTGGGACCCGAAACGCCAGTTGCTGGAGTGGGATGGGGCCAAGTGGACCGGGATTGATATCCCCGACTACAGCGCCGCCGCACCGGGTAGTGATGTCGGGCCATTTATCATGCAGCCTGAAGGGATGGGTCGCCTGTTTGCCATCGACAAAATGGCGGAAGGGCCGTTCCCTGAGCACTATGAGCCATTTGAAACGCCGCTGGGGACTAACCCGCTGCATCCGAATGTGATATCCAATCCGGCCGCCCGCGTCTTTAAGGACGATTTGGCCGCGATGGGTTCTCATGAGCAATTCCCATATGTCGGCACCACCTATCGTTTGACCGAGCATTTCCACTACTGGACCAAACATGCGCTGCTCAATGCCATTGCCCAGCCGGAACAGTTTGTGGAAATTGGTGAAAAACTGGCTGCGAAGAAGGGCATCAAGCAGGGAGATACCGTGAAAGTCAGCTCTAACCGAGGCTATATCAAGGCCAAGGCGGTGGTGACCAAACGTATTCGCACACTGAATGTCCACGGGCAAGAGGTGGACACCATTGGTATCCCGATTCACTGGGGATTCGAGGGTGTCGCGAAAAAAGGCTTCCTGGCGAACACACTGACGCCATTTGTCGGTGATGCCAATACGCAAACGCCAGAGTTCAAGGCGTTCCTGGTCAATGTGGAAAAGGTGTAA
- the yiiM gene encoding 6-hydroxyaminopurine reductase: MKHPQVYIGKIEPYHGSSPSAIGKRQVVGGIMLTPLGLEGDEQAEKRFHGGPDRALCHYPREHYAHWAQQFPQQAEIFSPPAYGENISTLGMTEQSVYMGDIYRWGEAIIQVTQPRSPCYKLNFHFAIEDMSVLMQQTGYCGWLYRVISAGKVSESHPLELLARSSDISVAEAIGIAWHMPFDEEQYHRLLAVAGLSASWSKTMLTRIGEGKIEDFNRRLLGRS, encoded by the coding sequence ATGAAGCATCCACAGGTTTATATCGGTAAAATCGAGCCTTATCACGGCAGTTCCCCGAGCGCCATTGGTAAACGTCAGGTGGTTGGCGGGATCATGCTCACACCACTAGGATTGGAGGGGGATGAGCAAGCGGAAAAACGCTTTCACGGTGGCCCGGACCGCGCGCTATGTCATTACCCACGGGAGCATTATGCTCACTGGGCGCAGCAGTTTCCGCAGCAAGCAGAGATCTTCTCGCCACCGGCCTACGGCGAAAATATCTCCACCCTCGGTATGACCGAACAGAGTGTCTATATGGGGGATATTTACCGCTGGGGTGAGGCCATAATTCAGGTCACTCAACCCCGCTCCCCTTGCTACAAGCTCAACTTCCATTTTGCTATCGAGGATATGTCGGTGCTGATGCAGCAAACCGGCTACTGCGGCTGGTTGTACCGCGTGATCTCAGCCGGTAAAGTCAGCGAAAGTCATCCGCTGGAGCTGTTAGCACGCAGCAGTGATATTTCAGTCGCCGAGGCCATTGGTATCGCCTGGCACATGCCGTTTGATGAAGAGCAGTATCACCGCCTGCTGGCCGTTGCCGGATTATCCGCCAGTTGGAGTAAAACCATGTTGACGCGCATTGGTGAAGGGAAAATTGAGGATTTTAATCGGCGTTTGCTGGGGAGGAGTTAG
- a CDS encoding type II toxin-antitoxin system YafQ family toxin — protein MKKTTVSKRTTVPRTADYTKNFLKDWEKLSRNGRYDMRRLKQAMLLLIANDMPLGAEWLDHPLKGEWENFRECHIGGDFLLIYKLSHHSKISQIVFVRAGTHSELFD, from the coding sequence TTGAAAAAGACAACAGTAAGTAAGCGAACGACAGTGCCAAGGACGGCAGATTATACGAAAAACTTCCTTAAAGACTGGGAAAAGCTGTCCCGAAATGGTCGTTATGATATGCGCCGACTGAAACAAGCAATGTTACTGCTTATCGCAAATGATATGCCGCTAGGTGCTGAATGGTTAGACCATCCCCTTAAAGGTGAGTGGGAGAACTTTCGGGAATGTCATATTGGCGGGGACTTTTTACTCATCTACAAATTAAGTCATCACAGTAAAATAAGCCAAATTGTCTTTGTTCGTGCCGGAACACACTCAGAACTATTTGATTGA
- the fdhD gene encoding formate dehydrogenase accessory sulfurtransferase FdhD has translation MGYNFQDRIVSQIKPSENDLSTEICGARQLNVLQRHQMAAPQLDWLAEEVPVALVYNGISHVVMMATPKDLEAFALGFSLSEGIISAPQEIYAIDVAPGCNGIEVNIELSSRRFAGLKERRRAMAGRTGCGVCGIEQLDDIFRPISPLPFTQTFNLNQLDHALAQLKQVQTVGQLTGCTHAAAWINPQGELLGGCEDVGRHVALDKLLGIRAKQPWQQGAVLVSSRASYEMVQKTTMCGAEILFAVSAATTLAVEVAERCNLTLVGFSKPGRATVYTHPQRISA, from the coding sequence ATGGGTTATAACTTTCAGGACCGCATAGTGAGCCAGATCAAACCTTCAGAAAATGACCTCTCCACCGAAATCTGCGGTGCTAGACAGCTTAACGTGCTACAGCGTCATCAAATGGCCGCGCCACAATTGGATTGGCTGGCAGAAGAGGTGCCGGTAGCACTGGTCTACAATGGTATTTCTCATGTGGTAATGATGGCAACCCCTAAGGATTTGGAAGCTTTCGCGCTGGGTTTTTCGCTGTCAGAAGGCATTATTAGTGCGCCACAAGAGATCTATGCCATTGATGTCGCCCCCGGCTGTAACGGCATAGAAGTTAACATTGAGTTATCAAGCCGCCGCTTTGCCGGCCTGAAAGAGCGCCGCCGCGCAATGGCTGGCCGTACTGGTTGTGGTGTCTGCGGTATCGAACAACTGGACGATATCTTCCGCCCGATCTCCCCGCTCCCCTTTACCCAAACCTTTAATTTGAACCAGTTGGACCACGCCCTCGCGCAACTTAAACAGGTGCAAACCGTGGGTCAGTTGACGGGATGTACCCATGCTGCCGCGTGGATCAATCCACAGGGTGAATTATTGGGTGGCTGCGAAGATGTGGGCCGCCATGTCGCGCTGGATAAGCTGTTGGGAATTCGGGCCAAACAGCCGTGGCAACAAGGCGCGGTGCTGGTCTCCAGCCGAGCCAGCTATGAGATGGTGCAGAAAACCACCATGTGTGGCGCAGAAATTTTATTTGCTGTTTCAGCTGCAACAACCTTAGCGGTTGAAGTCGCCGAGCGCTGCAATTTGACCCTGGTGGGCTTCAGTAAACCGGGTAGAGCCACGGTGTATACTCATCCGCAGCGAATTAGCGCGTAG
- the sodA gene encoding superoxide dismutase [Mn]: MSYSLPSLPYAYDALEPHFDKQTMEIHHTKHHQTYVNNANTVLESFPELAKFSVEELIQDLDKVPAEKRTFMRNNAGGHANHSLFWKGLKLGTTLTGDLKAAIERDFGDFEKFQATFEQAAATRFGSGWAWLVLKADGKLAVVSTANQDSPLMGEAVAGASGFPIVGLDVWEHAYYLKFQNRRPDYIKAFWNVVNWDEAAARFAQAK, encoded by the coding sequence ATGAGTTACTCACTGCCATCCCTGCCTTATGCTTATGACGCCTTAGAACCACACTTCGATAAGCAGACGATGGAAATCCATCACACCAAACACCACCAAACCTATGTTAACAATGCAAATACGGTGTTGGAGAGCTTCCCTGAGCTGGCTAAATTCAGCGTTGAAGAGCTGATCCAGGATCTGGACAAAGTCCCAGCTGAAAAACGCACCTTTATGCGTAACAATGCCGGCGGCCATGCTAACCACAGCTTGTTCTGGAAGGGTCTGAAACTGGGCACCACCCTGACAGGTGACCTGAAAGCCGCTATTGAGCGCGATTTCGGTGACTTTGAGAAATTCCAAGCCACATTTGAGCAAGCTGCTGCCACCCGCTTCGGTTCAGGCTGGGCCTGGCTGGTACTGAAAGCTGACGGTAAACTGGCGGTGGTTTCTACCGCGAACCAAGATAGCCCGCTGATGGGTGAAGCCGTTGCTGGCGCGTCAGGTTTCCCCATTGTGGGCCTGGATGTGTGGGAACACGCTTACTACCTGAAATTCCAAAACCGCCGCCCAGACTACATCAAAGCATTCTGGAACGTGGTTAACTGGGACGAAGCAGCAGCACGTTTCGCTCAAGCCAAGTAA